A section of the Elusimicrobiota bacterium genome encodes:
- a CDS encoding polyprenyl synthetase family protein: MNSLLNRYLESTSKRVEAVLDRLLKAKSEEPESIRKAMRYSLFAGGKRLRPGLVAAGAECCGGRAVRVLKPGAALEMIHTYALIHDDLPAMDDDDLRRGKPTSHKVFGEALAILAGDGLLTLAFETAAANARECRLSGPATAELIRVIAAGAGTSGMVGGQVADLGAEKWRGRLSRPRAARLLEYIHLHKTGALITASLEAGAILARASAAQRRALRAYGRAIGLSFQVADDILDVVGDKKKLGKKGSDAANQKLTYVSLHGLERARAEAAKWTRRAHAALRPFGRRARVLHELADYIVTRDR, translated from the coding sequence GTGAACAGCCTGCTCAACCGGTATCTGGAATCCACCTCGAAGCGCGTCGAAGCGGTCCTCGACCGCCTGCTCAAGGCTAAGTCCGAAGAGCCCGAGTCCATCCGCAAGGCCATGCGCTACTCGCTCTTCGCGGGCGGCAAGCGTCTGCGGCCGGGCCTGGTGGCGGCCGGCGCCGAGTGCTGCGGCGGCCGAGCCGTCCGGGTCCTCAAGCCGGGAGCCGCCCTGGAGATGATCCACACCTATGCCCTCATCCACGACGACCTCCCGGCCATGGACGACGACGACCTGCGCCGCGGCAAGCCCACCAGCCACAAGGTCTTCGGGGAAGCCCTGGCCATCCTCGCCGGCGACGGGCTTCTGACTTTGGCCTTCGAGACCGCGGCCGCCAACGCGCGCGAGTGCCGCCTGTCCGGTCCCGCGACCGCCGAGCTGATCCGGGTCATCGCCGCGGGCGCGGGCACCTCGGGCATGGTGGGCGGCCAGGTCGCGGACCTGGGCGCCGAGAAGTGGCGCGGCCGCCTCTCGCGCCCGCGCGCCGCGCGCCTGCTCGAGTACATCCACCTGCACAAGACCGGCGCCCTCATCACGGCCAGCCTGGAGGCCGGGGCCATCCTGGCCAGGGCTTCCGCAGCCCAGCGCCGCGCCCTGCGCGCCTACGGCCGGGCCATCGGGCTCTCCTTCCAGGTCGCCGACGATATCCTCGACGTGGTCGGGGACAAGAAGAAATTGGGGAAAAAGGGCTCGGACGCGGCGAACCAGAAGCTCACCTACGTCTCGCTCCACGGGCTGGAGCGCGCCCGGGCCGAAGCCGCCAAATGGACCCGCCGCGCCCACGCCGCCCTGCGCCCGTTCGGCCGGCGCGCCCGGGTCCTGCACGAGCTGGCCGACTATATCGTCACGAGGGATAGATGA
- the dxs gene encoding 1-deoxy-D-xylulose-5-phosphate synthase, whose product MTMELLPRIQDPADLRKLKPEQLPQVCDELRETIIDTISKSGGHLGSSLGATEIITALHYVFQTPRDKVIFDTGHQSYSHKLLTGRREKFAGIRQFGGISGFPKRSESEYDVFGTGHASTAISAALGVASARDLKGEDFKVVALVADGCMTGGEAYEGLQNAGMLQSDLLVILNDNQMFISKRVGAWGTFLTKLLTLGAVRGAEDSVKKFLARFQFWGSSILRVAKRARVLLFPGMLFEEMGFAYFGPVDGHDVVQLVEVLRHVRTLRGPVLLHCVTKKGKGYPYAENDATAFHGPSRFDVSTGHFLKNPTPKAPPPSYTAVFGKAVVEEARRDPRVTAITAAMPEGTGLDEFREEFPRRFYDVGIAEAHAVTFAAGLAAEGYRPVVALYSSFLQRGFDQVAHDVCLQNLPVTFAIDRGGLVGEDGPTHHGVFDLGFLRLLPNITVMAPADENELQHMLRTALSLGTPAALRYPRGLGEGVAMDPEPQPLPVGKGVRLKDGSAVTILAIGDRVHPALAAAHLLDDQGLSTGVINMRFVKPLDAELVRQAAAATPRLVTVEDNALPGGFGPWSPRRRRSCAWGSRTTGWNTAPWTSSTT is encoded by the coding sequence ATGACCATGGAACTGCTGCCCCGCATCCAGGACCCCGCGGACCTGCGCAAGCTCAAGCCGGAACAGCTGCCCCAGGTCTGCGACGAGCTGCGCGAGACCATCATCGACACCATCTCCAAGAGCGGCGGTCACCTGGGCTCTAGCCTGGGGGCCACGGAGATCATCACGGCCCTGCACTACGTCTTCCAGACCCCGCGCGACAAGGTCATCTTCGACACCGGCCACCAGAGCTACAGCCACAAGCTCCTGACCGGCCGCCGGGAGAAGTTCGCCGGCATCCGGCAGTTCGGCGGCATCTCGGGGTTCCCCAAGCGCTCCGAATCCGAGTACGACGTCTTCGGCACGGGACACGCCTCCACCGCCATCTCCGCGGCCCTGGGCGTGGCGTCCGCGCGCGACCTCAAGGGCGAGGACTTCAAGGTGGTGGCCTTGGTCGCCGACGGCTGCATGACCGGAGGCGAGGCCTACGAAGGCCTGCAGAACGCCGGCATGCTGCAGTCGGACCTGCTCGTCATCCTCAACGACAACCAGATGTTCATCTCTAAGCGCGTGGGGGCCTGGGGCACCTTCCTGACCAAGCTCCTGACGCTGGGCGCGGTGCGCGGCGCCGAGGACTCGGTCAAGAAGTTCCTGGCGCGCTTCCAGTTCTGGGGCTCCAGCATCCTGCGCGTGGCCAAGCGCGCGCGGGTCCTGCTCTTCCCGGGCATGCTCTTCGAGGAGATGGGCTTCGCCTACTTCGGCCCGGTCGACGGCCACGACGTGGTCCAGCTCGTCGAGGTCCTGCGCCACGTCAGGACCCTGCGCGGGCCGGTGCTGCTGCACTGCGTCACGAAGAAGGGCAAGGGCTACCCGTACGCGGAGAACGACGCCACCGCCTTCCACGGTCCCAGCCGCTTCGACGTGAGCACGGGGCACTTCCTCAAGAACCCCACGCCCAAGGCACCCCCGCCCAGCTACACCGCGGTCTTCGGCAAGGCGGTCGTGGAGGAGGCCCGGCGCGACCCGCGCGTGACGGCGATCACCGCGGCCATGCCCGAGGGCACGGGCCTCGACGAATTCCGCGAGGAGTTCCCACGCCGCTTCTACGACGTGGGCATCGCCGAGGCGCACGCGGTCACCTTCGCGGCGGGCCTGGCGGCCGAAGGCTACCGGCCGGTGGTCGCCCTCTACTCCAGCTTCCTTCAGCGCGGTTTCGACCAGGTGGCGCACGACGTCTGCCTGCAGAACCTGCCGGTGACCTTCGCCATCGACCGCGGCGGCCTGGTGGGCGAGGACGGCCCCACGCATCACGGGGTCTTCGACCTGGGCTTCCTGCGCCTGCTGCCCAACATCACGGTGATGGCGCCGGCGGACGAGAACGAGCTGCAGCACATGCTGCGCACCGCGCTGTCCTTGGGCACGCCGGCCGCGCTGCGCTACCCCCGAGGCCTGGGGGAGGGAGTGGCCATGGACCCGGAGCCCCAGCCCCTGCCCGTGGGCAAGGGCGTGCGTCTCAAGGACGGCTCGGCCGTGACCATCCTGGCCATCGGCGACCGCGTGCACCCCGCTCTGGCGGCCGCGCATCTGCTCGACGACCAGGGACTCTCCACGGGCGTCATCAACATGCGCTTCGTCAAGCCCCTCGACGCGGAGCTCGTGCGCCAGGCCGCGGCCGCCACGCCGCGTCTGGTCACGGTGGAGGACAACGCCCTGCCGGGCGGCTTCGGCCCCTGGAGTCCTCGCCGGCGCAGGTCCTGCGCCTGGGGATCCCGGACCACTGGGTGGAACACGGCTCCCTGGACAAGCTCTACGACCTGA
- the hpnH gene encoding adenosyl-hopene transferase HpnH: MPSPLALQLAVFRYILGRKLKGDKRFPLVLMLEPLFACNLECAGCGKVQFPAEVLKKRLTPEECWEAAGECGAPVISVAGGEPLIHPQIDEIVRGLVERGKYVFLCTNALLLEKNLHRFKPSAHLILSVHLDGREPVHDRIVCREGVHKTAVSAIKAAKAAGFRVMTNSTIFQGQDPAEFRLFCEELAGLGTDGIMIAPGFAYSKAKGQEMFLKKEQTRTWFREALKDWRKMGWDFNHSPFYLDFLEGKREYDCTPWGLPLRNVLGWQRPCYLFEEGGYAKTYKELLETTPWDKYGRASGHPACAHCMSHVGFEPSSVVDAFSSPKRFLELIWDFATIRGPRKAQAAYPR; the protein is encoded by the coding sequence ATGCCCTCCCCTTTGGCGCTGCAGTTGGCGGTGTTCCGCTACATCCTGGGCCGAAAGCTCAAGGGCGATAAGCGCTTCCCCCTGGTGCTCATGCTCGAGCCGCTTTTCGCCTGCAACCTTGAGTGCGCGGGCTGCGGCAAGGTCCAGTTCCCCGCGGAGGTCCTCAAGAAGCGCCTGACCCCGGAGGAGTGCTGGGAAGCGGCCGGGGAGTGCGGCGCGCCCGTGATCTCCGTGGCGGGCGGCGAGCCCCTCATACACCCGCAGATCGACGAGATCGTGAGGGGTCTCGTGGAGCGCGGCAAGTACGTGTTCCTGTGCACCAACGCCTTGCTGCTGGAAAAGAATCTGCACCGCTTCAAGCCCTCCGCCCACCTCATCCTCTCCGTGCACCTCGACGGCCGCGAGCCGGTGCACGACCGCATCGTGTGCCGCGAGGGCGTGCACAAGACCGCGGTCTCGGCCATCAAGGCGGCCAAGGCCGCGGGCTTCCGGGTGATGACCAACTCCACCATCTTCCAGGGCCAGGACCCGGCCGAGTTCCGGCTCTTCTGCGAGGAGCTCGCGGGCCTGGGCACGGACGGCATCATGATCGCGCCCGGCTTCGCCTACTCCAAGGCCAAGGGCCAGGAGATGTTCCTCAAGAAGGAGCAGACCCGGACCTGGTTCCGCGAGGCCCTGAAGGACTGGCGCAAGATGGGCTGGGACTTCAACCACAGCCCCTTCTACCTGGACTTCCTCGAGGGCAAGCGCGAGTACGACTGCACGCCCTGGGGCCTGCCCCTGCGCAACGTGTTGGGCTGGCAGAGGCCCTGCTACCTCTTCGAGGAGGGCGGCTACGCCAAGACCTACAAGGAGCTGCTCGAGACCACGCCCTGGGACAAGTACGGCCGGGCCTCGGGCCATCCGGCCTGCGCCCACTGCATGTCGCACGTGGGCTTCGAGCCCTCCTCCGTGGTCGACGCCTTCTCCTCGCCCAAGAGGTTCCTGGAGCTCATCTGGGACTTCGCCACCATCCGCGGGCCGCGCAAGGCGCAGGCCGCCTACCCGCGGTGA
- a CDS encoding NAD-dependent epimerase/dehydratase family protein: MDKAFLTGGTGFVGANLARLLLEQGFAVKVLARQGSDRRNLDGLPVEFVSGGLLDKDALAAGCAGARYVFHVAADYRIWVPDPAEMRRVNVDGSVNVVRAAAEAGAERIVYCSSVAAIMPPDGRTAVDERSRYPGVDAVPGDYKKSKYLAELAVLELAAKGAPVVAVNPAAPIGPWDRKPTPTGKILVDFLNGRMPSYIDTGLNVVHVRDVALGHLLAARKGRVGERYILGGENLTFKGILDILSEVSGRRAPRFRTPYAVAYGFAAVDTAFSRLTGSEPRAPLDAVRMAKHYMWYDSGKAVRELGYAPVPARQALADAVAWFKANGYVRAAS, from the coding sequence ATGGACAAAGCCTTCCTTACAGGCGGCACCGGCTTCGTGGGCGCCAACCTGGCGCGCCTCCTGCTCGAGCAGGGCTTCGCGGTGAAGGTCCTGGCCCGGCAGGGCTCGGACCGCCGGAACCTCGACGGGCTGCCCGTTGAGTTCGTCAGCGGCGGGCTGCTGGACAAGGACGCCCTGGCCGCGGGCTGCGCCGGGGCGCGCTACGTCTTCCACGTGGCCGCCGACTACCGCATCTGGGTGCCGGACCCGGCCGAGATGCGGCGGGTCAACGTGGACGGCAGCGTCAACGTGGTCCGGGCCGCGGCCGAGGCGGGCGCCGAGCGCATCGTCTACTGCTCCAGCGTGGCCGCGATCATGCCGCCCGACGGCCGGACCGCGGTCGACGAGAGATCCCGCTATCCCGGGGTGGACGCGGTGCCCGGCGACTACAAGAAGTCCAAATATCTCGCGGAACTGGCCGTGCTGGAGCTGGCCGCCAAGGGCGCGCCCGTGGTGGCGGTCAACCCGGCCGCGCCCATCGGTCCCTGGGACCGCAAGCCTACGCCCACCGGGAAGATCCTGGTCGATTTTCTCAACGGCCGCATGCCTTCCTACATCGACACGGGCCTCAACGTGGTGCACGTGCGCGACGTGGCGCTGGGGCACCTGCTCGCGGCCCGCAAGGGCCGGGTGGGCGAGCGCTACATCCTGGGCGGCGAGAACCTCACCTTCAAGGGGATTCTGGACATCCTCTCCGAGGTCTCCGGCCGGCGCGCGCCGCGCTTCAGGACCCCTTACGCCGTGGCCTACGGCTTCGCGGCGGTGGACACGGCCTTCTCGCGCCTGACCGGCTCCGAGCCCCGCGCCCCGCTCGACGCGGTGCGCATGGCGAAGCACTACATGTGGTACGACTCGGGCAAAGCGGTCCGCGAGCTGGGCTACGCCCCGGTCCCGGCGCGCCAGGCCCTGGCCGACGCGGTGGCTTGGTTCAAGGCCAACGGCTACGTGAGGGCCGCGTCGTGA
- the orn gene encoding oligoribonuclease produces MVSEKNLVWLDLEMTGLYPEKDTILEIATIVTDSDLRELAEGPCLAIHQPDEVLAGMDPWCVEHHGQSGLTERVRRSTVTVADAQARTLEFLVRWCRPGKSLLCGNTIGQDRRFLVRYMPLLHDFFHYRSIDVSTVKELAQRWYLGKSCAYDKAKQHEALADVRESIAELAHYRKMVFK; encoded by the coding sequence ATGGTCAGCGAAAAGAACCTGGTCTGGCTCGATCTGGAAATGACGGGCCTGTATCCCGAAAAGGACACCATCCTCGAGATCGCCACCATCGTCACGGACAGCGATCTGCGCGAGCTGGCCGAGGGCCCCTGCCTGGCCATCCACCAACCGGACGAGGTCCTGGCCGGCATGGACCCCTGGTGCGTGGAGCACCACGGCCAGTCCGGCCTGACCGAGCGCGTGCGCCGGTCCACAGTCACCGTGGCCGACGCGCAGGCGCGGACCCTGGAGTTCTTGGTCCGGTGGTGCCGGCCCGGCAAGTCCCTGCTGTGCGGCAACACCATCGGCCAGGACCGCCGCTTCCTGGTGCGCTACATGCCGCTGCTGCATGACTTCTTCCACTACCGCTCCATCGACGTCAGCACGGTCAAGGAGCTGGCGCAGCGGTGGTATCTGGGCAAGTCCTGCGCGTACGACAAGGCCAAGCAGCACGAGGCCCTGGCCGACGTGCGCGAGTCCATCGCGGAGTTGGCGCACTACCGCAAGATGGTCTTTAAATAG
- the shc gene encoding squalene--hopene cyclase, whose translation MIRKMIPEWMVPRGGTFRKPKDWADNLKPDPAAAPAHPEIPHDLRQAIRKAQEAVLRLQDKEEGYWCADLKADTTIDSDTIMLYNFLGRGTSVKIRKLAAHILKEQLPCGGWPIYRNGPADISATVKAYWALKFAGFSATDERLAKARRRIRELGGIHKVNTYTKFYMAIFGQYDWRGVPTIPPELMLFPKWFYFNIYEMSSWTRAIVVPLSIVWSYQPAIPCPPHAALGELFPDSRRHIPLKDAVGAHSFLSWTTFFLLWDQGLKAMEGRGGHWIRIWALRLAEDWMLERLQDSDGLGAIYPGIVNTIMAMKCLGYPDTDPRLVEQLEELDRLELPQEGGESTEWQPCRSPVWDTAISVIALAESGMERGHPALVRAADWLMSKEIKTAGDWKVTNPAGPVGGWAFEFNNAFYPDIDDSAMVMLALRHVHLDEHTAHRREKSCLRGLNWLLSMQSKDGGWAAFDKDNNKVILTKIPFSDHNAMIDPPWADITGRVLEFLGYIGYDQSYPAVARAVRFLREEQEEDGSWFGRWGVNYIYGTWQVLRGLAAIDEDMSLPYVRRAVDWLRSVQLPDGGWGETCATYEDPSLKGKGPATPSQTAWAIMGLMAAGIYDDSVSRGVEYLVRTQRTDGTWDETEYTGTGFPKVFYLEYTMYRNYFPIHALGVYQSALGEALCEDDETAPAGAEVR comes from the coding sequence ATGATTAGAAAGATGATTCCCGAGTGGATGGTCCCTCGGGGCGGGACGTTCCGCAAACCCAAGGACTGGGCGGACAATCTCAAGCCGGACCCCGCGGCCGCCCCCGCGCATCCTGAGATCCCCCACGACCTGCGCCAGGCCATCCGGAAAGCCCAAGAAGCGGTCTTGCGTCTCCAGGACAAGGAAGAGGGCTATTGGTGCGCGGATCTCAAGGCCGACACCACCATCGATTCCGACACCATCATGCTGTACAACTTCCTGGGCCGCGGGACCTCGGTCAAGATCCGCAAGCTCGCCGCCCACATCCTCAAAGAGCAGCTCCCCTGTGGAGGCTGGCCTATCTATCGCAACGGCCCGGCCGACATCTCGGCCACTGTGAAGGCCTACTGGGCCCTCAAGTTCGCGGGTTTCTCCGCCACGGACGAGCGCCTCGCCAAGGCCCGACGCCGCATCCGGGAGCTCGGCGGCATCCACAAGGTCAACACCTACACCAAGTTCTACATGGCCATCTTCGGGCAGTACGACTGGCGCGGCGTGCCCACCATCCCGCCGGAGCTGATGCTGTTCCCGAAATGGTTCTATTTCAACATCTACGAGATGTCCTCCTGGACCCGGGCCATCGTGGTCCCCCTGTCCATCGTCTGGTCCTACCAGCCCGCCATCCCTTGCCCGCCCCACGCGGCGCTGGGCGAGCTGTTCCCTGATTCCCGGCGCCACATCCCCCTCAAGGACGCGGTGGGGGCGCACAGCTTCCTCTCCTGGACCACCTTCTTCCTCCTCTGGGACCAGGGGTTGAAGGCCATGGAGGGACGGGGCGGGCACTGGATCCGGATCTGGGCACTGCGCCTGGCCGAGGATTGGATGCTGGAGCGGCTGCAGGACTCCGACGGCCTGGGCGCCATATACCCCGGCATCGTCAACACCATCATGGCCATGAAGTGCCTGGGCTATCCGGACACCGACCCGCGCCTGGTCGAGCAGCTCGAGGAGCTCGACCGCCTGGAGCTGCCTCAAGAGGGCGGCGAGTCGACCGAGTGGCAGCCCTGCCGCTCACCGGTCTGGGACACGGCCATCTCCGTCATCGCCCTGGCCGAGTCCGGCATGGAGCGCGGCCACCCGGCTCTGGTGCGCGCCGCCGACTGGCTCATGAGCAAGGAGATCAAGACCGCCGGCGACTGGAAGGTGACCAACCCGGCCGGCCCGGTCGGCGGCTGGGCCTTCGAGTTCAACAACGCGTTCTATCCCGACATCGACGACTCCGCCATGGTCATGCTGGCCCTGCGCCACGTCCATCTCGACGAGCACACGGCCCATCGGCGGGAGAAGTCCTGCCTGCGCGGGCTCAACTGGCTGCTCTCCATGCAGTCCAAGGACGGCGGCTGGGCCGCCTTCGACAAGGACAACAACAAGGTCATCCTGACCAAGATCCCGTTCTCCGACCACAACGCCATGATCGACCCGCCCTGGGCCGACATCACCGGCCGGGTGCTCGAGTTCCTGGGCTACATCGGTTACGACCAGAGCTACCCGGCCGTGGCCCGGGCCGTGCGCTTCCTGCGCGAGGAGCAGGAAGAGGACGGCTCCTGGTTCGGCCGCTGGGGGGTCAACTACATCTACGGGACCTGGCAGGTCCTGCGGGGCCTGGCGGCCATCGACGAGGACATGAGCCTGCCCTACGTGCGCCGGGCCGTGGACTGGCTCCGCTCCGTGCAGCTGCCGGACGGCGGCTGGGGCGAGACCTGCGCCACCTACGAGGATCCCTCCCTGAAGGGCAAAGGCCCAGCCACGCCCTCCCAGACCGCCTGGGCCATCATGGGTCTTATGGCCGCCGGGATCTATGACGACTCCGTGAGCCGGGGCGTCGAGTACCTGGTGCGCACGCAGAGGACGGATGGGACCTGGGACGAGACCGAGTACACGGGGACGGGCTTCCCCAAGGTCTTCTATTTGGAATACACGATGTACCGCAATTATTTCCCCATCCACGCCCTCGGAGTCTACCAATCGGCCCTGGGAGAGGCGCTCTGCGAGGACGACGAGACGGCTCCGGCCGGAGCCGAGGTCCGCTAG